The following are encoded together in the Natator depressus isolate rNatDep1 chromosome 10, rNatDep2.hap1, whole genome shotgun sequence genome:
- the CYP1A1 gene encoding cytochrome P450 1A1 has translation MSLLGSQGIISVTEILIASAVFCLTFMVIRSFRQQIPKGLKRLPGPRGYPLIGNVLELGRNPHLTLTQMSQKYGDVMQIRIGTRPVLVLSGLDTIKQALVKQGEDFMGRPDLYSFHHVADGQSLTFSSDSGEVWRARRKLAQNALKTFSVSPSPNSLSTCLLEEHISKEADYLVRKLLQLMEEKKRFDPYRYVVVSVANVICAMCFGNRYDHGDQELLSLVNLNNEFGKVAASGNPADFIPVLQYLPSRTMKIFKDLNKRFNSFLQKIVKEHYSSFDKDNIRDITDSLIKHCQEKKVYESANIQLSDQKIISIVNDLFGAGFDTVTTALSWSLMYLVTYPEIQKKIHEELDQMIGRERRPRQSDRPMLPYTEAFTLEMFRHSSFLPFTIPHCTTKDTVLNGYFIPKDLCVFVNQWQVNHDEKLWKDPSTFNPERFLSAEGTEVNRAESEKVMMFGLGKRKCIGESIGRWEVFLFLTTLLQQLEFSICDGEKADVTPQYGLTMKHKRCEHFQIKQRFEMKSSE, from the exons ATGTCACTGCTGGGAAGTCAGGGCATTATCTCAGTCACCGAGATCCTTATTGCCTCTGCTGTCTTCTGTCTGACCTTCATGGTCATCAGATCCTTCCGGCAGCAGATCCCCAAGGGGCTGAAGAGGCTCCCAGGACCAAGGGGTTACCCCCTGATAGGCAACgtgctggagctggggaggaaTCCACACCTGACCTTGACTCAGATGAGCCAGAAGTATGGAGATGTGATGCAGATACGGATCGGCACCAGACCTGTGCTGGTGCTGAGTGGTTTGGACACCATCAAACAAGCCCTGGTGAAGCAAGGGGAGGACTTCATGGGGCGCCCTGATCTCTACAGCTTTCACCATGTTGCAGATGGCCAGAGCTTGACCTTCAGCTCTGATTCAGGGGAGGTGTGGAGAGCTCGCAGGAAGTTGGCCCAGAATGCCCTGAAGACCTTCTCTGTCTCGCCCAGCCCCAACTCTTTGTCCACCTGCCTCCTCGAGGAGCACATCTCCAAAGAAGCTGACTACCTAGTAAGAAAGTTGCTGCaactgatggaagagaagaagaggttcGACCCCTATCGATATGTGGTGGTCTCTGTGGCCAATGTCATCTGTGCCATGTGCTTTGGCAACCGTTATGACCATGGTGACCAGGAGCTGCTGAGTCTGGTAAACCTGAACAATGAGTTTGGGAAGGTGGCTGCTTCCGGCAACCCTGCAGATTTCATCCCAGTGCTCCAGTATCTCCCTAGCCGCAccatgaaaattttcaaggaTCTTAATAAGAGGTTCAACTCCTTTTTGCAGAAGATTGTTAAGGAGCACTACAGCAGCTTTGATAAG GACAATATTCGAGACATCACCGACTCCCTGATTAAGCATTGTCAGGAGAAGAAAGTGTATGAATCTGCCAACATTCAGCTCTCTGATCAGAAGATCATCAGCATTGTCAATGACCTTTTTGGAGCTG GTTTTGACACTGTGACAACTGCGTTGTCCTGGAGTCTCATGTATCTTGTGACATATCCAGAAATTCAGAAGAAGATTCATGAAGAATTAG ATCAGATGATTGGCAGAGAGAGGAGACCCAGACAATCAGACCGGCCCATGCTGCCTTATACAGAAGCTTTTACCTTAGAGATGTTCAGACATTCCTCCTTCCTGCCCTTCACCATTCCTCACTG CACAACGAAAGACACAGTACTGAATGGCTACTTCATCCCAAAGGACCTCTGTGTGTTTGTCAACCAGTGGCAAGTCAATCACGATGA GAAGCTTTGGAAAGATCCATCTACCTTCAACCCAGAGCGTTTCCTCAGTGCTGAAGGGACTGAAGTAAACAGGGCAGAGAGTGAGAAAGTGATGATGTTTGGCTTGGGGAAGAGGAAGTGCATTGGTGAGTCCATTGGCAGGTGGGAGGTCTTCCTCTTCTTGACCACCCTTCTCCAGCAATTGGAGTTCAGCATATGTGATGGTGAGAAGGCGGACGTAACACCTCAGTATGGACTCACCATGAAGCACAAGAGGTGTGAGCACTTCCAGATTAAACAGCGCTTTGAAATGAAGAGCTCTGAGTGA